One Tolypothrix bouteillei VB521301 DNA window includes the following coding sequences:
- the argS gene encoding arginine--tRNA ligase — protein sequence MKATQEKLKLKLQEALAAAFGAEYAKADPILVPASNPKFGDYQANVALSLAKQLGQQPRAIAQQIVGKLDLTGICKPPEIAGPGFINLKLETEYLVEQLKAIQADPRLGVAPAKNPKRVIVDYPSPNIAKEMHVGHLRPAIIGDCLARIVEFMGHEVLRISHVGDWGTPFGMLIAYLEEAYPEALTTTETLNLGDLSSFYREAKKRFDADEDFRKAAHQSVVKLQAGDEKTLLAWKIVCQLSSRAYQVIYDLLGIAPFIERGESFYNALLPQVVEELDKQGLLVENQGAKCVFLDGFTNREGEPLPLIVQKSDGGYNYAATDLAAIRHRVQVEKVQQVIYPVGAEQTNHFAQIFQVGRKAGWITDNVEFVHTPFGLVLGEDGQKLKTRSGEAVKLRDLLDGAIAHARKDLEYRLKEEGRQEKEEFIADVAQIVGVSAVKYADLSQNRTSNYIFSYEKMLALKGNTAPYMLYAYVRTQGISREGNIDYDKLRADVPIILQEELELNLAKHLLQLDEVLAEVEKDLLPNRLCEYLYQLSQKYNQFFENCPVLKSEEPVRTSRLILCDVTARTLKLGLSLLGINVLERM from the coding sequence ATGAAAGCTACACAAGAAAAACTAAAACTGAAATTACAAGAGGCTTTAGCCGCAGCTTTCGGCGCTGAGTATGCGAAAGCAGACCCAATATTAGTACCTGCTAGCAATCCAAAATTTGGAGACTACCAGGCAAATGTTGCATTATCCCTAGCAAAACAGTTGGGACAGCAGCCAAGAGCGATCGCACAACAAATTGTTGGCAAACTAGACCTAACAGGTATTTGCAAACCCCCAGAGATAGCAGGTCCTGGATTTATCAATCTCAAGCTAGAAACAGAATACCTGGTAGAACAGCTCAAAGCCATTCAAGCCGATCCGAGACTGGGAGTAGCACCAGCTAAGAATCCCAAGCGAGTTATTGTAGATTATCCCAGCCCAAATATTGCTAAAGAAATGCACGTAGGGCATTTACGACCGGCAATTATTGGAGATTGCCTTGCTCGAATTGTAGAATTCATGGGTCATGAAGTTTTGCGGATCAGTCATGTAGGTGACTGGGGAACACCCTTTGGAATGTTGATTGCTTATTTAGAAGAAGCATATCCGGAAGCTTTAACAACCACTGAAACGCTCAACCTAGGCGACTTATCCTCATTTTACCGAGAAGCAAAAAAACGGTTTGATGCAGACGAAGATTTCCGCAAAGCAGCACACCAATCAGTTGTCAAACTACAAGCTGGTGACGAAAAAACTTTACTAGCGTGGAAAATTGTCTGTCAACTCTCCAGCAGAGCATACCAAGTCATATACGATTTGTTAGGAATTGCTCCCTTTATTGAAAGGGGGGAGTCTTTCTATAACGCTTTACTACCCCAAGTAGTAGAAGAACTTGATAAACAAGGTCTGTTGGTAGAAAACCAAGGAGCAAAATGCGTTTTTCTTGACGGTTTTACAAATAGGGAAGGCGAACCTTTACCTTTAATTGTGCAAAAATCCGATGGAGGTTACAACTACGCGGCTACAGACTTAGCAGCAATTCGCCACCGGGTTCAGGTCGAGAAAGTGCAACAAGTCATTTATCCAGTAGGTGCAGAACAAACCAACCACTTCGCCCAAATTTTTCAAGTAGGAAGAAAAGCGGGTTGGATTACAGACAATGTCGAGTTCGTTCACACCCCCTTTGGTTTAGTACTTGGAGAAGATGGTCAAAAATTGAAAACTCGTTCTGGGGAAGCAGTAAAGTTGCGAGATTTATTAGATGGAGCGATCGCTCACGCTCGTAAAGATTTAGAATACAGACTCAAAGAAGAAGGACGGCAAGAAAAAGAAGAATTCATTGCTGACGTAGCGCAGATAGTTGGCGTTAGTGCTGTTAAATATGCTGACCTTAGCCAAAACCGTACCAGTAACTATATTTTTAGTTATGAAAAGATGTTAGCTTTAAAAGGCAACACGGCACCATATATGCTCTATGCTTACGTCAGAACTCAAGGCATTAGCCGTGAAGGTAACATTGACTATGACAAACTCAGAGCAGATGTACCAATTATTCTGCAAGAAGAATTAGAACTGAATTTAGCAAAACATTTGTTACAGTTAGATGAAGTCCTGGCTGAAGTTGAAAAAGATTTGCTGCCAAATCGGTTGTGCGAGTATTTGTATCAGTTGAGCCAAAAGTACAATCAATTCTTTGAAAATTGCCCAGTTCTGAAATCTGAAGAACCCGTGCGAACATCGCGACTCATACTGTGTGACGTGACAGCTAGAACTTTGAAGCTTGGATTATCCTTACTAGGAATCAATGTTTTAGAGAGAATGTAA
- the nadC gene encoding carboxylating nicotinate-nucleotide diphosphorylase yields the protein MNKLGILPPTIVLEPLLREWLLEDIGRGDRTTQALLDGEEGQANWVAKADGVIAGLPIAAKVFNLLNEKIHFVPVVAEGESRARGDVVAEINGPLDALLTGERVALNIVMRLSGIATLTRKYVEKIADLPTKLVDTRKTTPGLRLLEKYAIAVGGAVNHRMGLDDAVMIKDNHIAAAGGIGKAISRIRHQIPYPLTIEVETENLDQVKEALQYGADIIMLDNMSVDLMRQAVSRIRQHDSRVKIEASGNITLETIRPVAETGVDYISSSAPVTQSCWLDLSMKIK from the coding sequence GTGAATAAATTAGGAATACTGCCACCAACAATAGTGCTAGAACCGTTACTGCGCGAGTGGTTATTAGAAGATATTGGTCGAGGCGATCGCACAACACAAGCACTGCTTGATGGTGAAGAAGGACAGGCAAATTGGGTAGCGAAAGCCGATGGAGTCATTGCTGGGTTACCCATAGCAGCAAAAGTGTTCAATCTATTGAACGAAAAAATCCATTTTGTGCCAGTTGTGGCTGAAGGCGAAAGTCGAGCACGAGGAGACGTTGTTGCTGAAATCAATGGACCTTTAGATGCGCTGCTTACGGGTGAACGAGTTGCACTTAATATAGTTATGCGTCTGAGTGGCATAGCTACCCTAACAAGGAAATATGTTGAGAAAATAGCTGACCTCCCAACCAAGTTGGTAGATACGCGCAAAACAACACCTGGGTTGAGACTTTTAGAAAAATATGCGATCGCCGTAGGAGGAGCAGTCAATCACAGGATGGGTTTAGATGACGCCGTCATGATCAAAGACAATCACATTGCAGCAGCAGGAGGAATTGGGAAAGCAATATCCCGCATACGCCACCAAATTCCCTATCCCCTAACAATAGAAGTAGAAACTGAAAATTTAGATCAAGTCAAAGAAGCATTACAATATGGTGCGGACATCATTATGTTAGATAATATGTCGGTTGATTTGATGCGTCAGGCAGTTTCCCGTATTCGGCAACATGACAGCCGCGTTAAAATAGAAGCTTCTGGCAACATTACTTTAGAAACTATTCGTCCTGTAGCTGAGACAGGTGTAGACTACATTTCGAGTAGTGCGCCCGTGACCCAATCCTGTTGGTTGGATTTAAGCATGAAAATCAAATAA
- a CDS encoding class I fructose-bisphosphate aldolase — translation MTTTLSAPNFIESLLGKEAEDLLTHKAKVSKDLLHLPGPDFVDRVWLSSDRNPQVLRNLQTLYSTGRLANTGYLSILPVDQGIEHSAGASFAPNPIYFDPENIVKLAIEGGCNAVATTLGVLGAVSRKYAHKIPLIVKINHNELLTYPNQFDQILFASVEQAWNLGAVAVGATIYFGSDQSTRQIQEISHAFKRAHELGMVTILWCYLRNNAFKQDQDYHLAADLTGQANHLGVTIEADIIKQKLPENNNGYGAVAQGTGKSYGKSSERVYTDLTTDHPIDLTRYQVLNCYCGRAGLINSGGASGKNDFAEAVRTAIINKRAGGTGLISGRKAFQRPFEEGVKLFHLIQDVYLSSEITVA, via the coding sequence ATGACAACAACGCTGTCTGCGCCCAATTTTATTGAGTCCCTATTGGGTAAAGAAGCTGAGGACTTGCTCACTCATAAGGCAAAAGTTTCTAAAGATTTATTACACTTACCTGGACCGGACTTTGTAGACCGAGTTTGGCTGAGTAGCGATCGTAACCCTCAAGTTTTGCGGAATTTGCAGACCCTTTATTCTACCGGACGCCTTGCTAACACTGGGTATTTATCGATTCTCCCTGTAGATCAAGGAATTGAACACTCAGCGGGTGCATCTTTCGCGCCCAATCCTATCTACTTTGACCCAGAAAATATTGTCAAGCTAGCGATAGAAGGAGGTTGTAACGCTGTTGCTACAACTCTAGGAGTATTGGGCGCTGTTTCACGCAAATATGCTCACAAAATTCCGTTGATTGTCAAAATCAACCATAACGAACTGTTGACGTATCCCAATCAATTTGACCAGATTCTGTTTGCCTCAGTTGAACAAGCTTGGAATTTGGGTGCAGTTGCAGTTGGTGCAACAATTTATTTCGGTTCAGACCAGTCTACCAGACAAATTCAGGAAATCAGCCACGCTTTTAAACGAGCTCATGAGTTAGGAATGGTAACTATTCTATGGTGTTATTTGCGAAATAATGCCTTCAAGCAAGACCAAGATTATCACCTAGCTGCTGATTTAACAGGACAGGCAAATCATTTGGGAGTAACGATTGAAGCTGACATCATAAAACAAAAACTACCAGAAAACAACAATGGGTATGGAGCCGTTGCCCAAGGTACTGGAAAAAGTTACGGTAAAAGCAGTGAGCGAGTCTATACTGACTTAACCACAGACCATCCAATTGATTTGACACGTTACCAAGTTTTAAATTGTTACTGCGGGCGTGCAGGGCTAATTAATTCTGGAGGGGCTTCTGGTAAAAATGACTTTGCAGAAGCAGTTCGCACAGCTATTATCAACAAACGCGCTGGTGGAACGGGGCTAATTTCCGGTAGAAAGGCATTTCAACGTCCTTTTGAGGAAGGTGTGAAGCTATTTCACCTCATCCAAGATGTCTACCTATCGTCTGAAATAACCGTAGCTTAA
- a CDS encoding AAA-like domain-containing protein produces MQFSATIEFPCDPEPLNSPYYISHYSVEELTYQEIMRPGSVIRMQAPRKMGKTSFTLRLMNYARYLGYKTIYINFEQAEEEVFTTLEKFLRWFCANASQQLQLNSNLNEYWDEDIGSKVSCTIYFQKYLLQTIQRPLVLVLNEVNCIFEYPRICQDFFSLLRSWHEQAKQWEIWQNLRLFVVSSTEFYTELNINESPFNVGLSVHLPEFNLEQVQDLARRYGLNWTNEEGVKNARSLQAMVGGHPYLVRLAIYHLLTAPNLSLENLLQEAPTMTGIYSAHLRRQLGILQKSPELAGAFGQVIASTTSVELDHILAYKLESMGLVKLVRNQCTVSCDLYRQYFATQNLCKWNWQEQIEHLQRQIQELQRISITDEITELANKRYFNTSLQEQWQQLALENKPLSLILLEIDDFKSYNTSHGQEAGNDCLRLIANVISQVLESFNDSTSAIPARYKGTEFAVILPKITAPIALKTAEKIRKQVKKLALAHDESIYGLTASVVTVTLGVASIVPQMQQSPSILVNAAEEALNHAKRNGRDRTFVKNDI; encoded by the coding sequence ATGCAGTTTTCAGCCACCATTGAATTTCCCTGCGATCCCGAACCCCTGAATTCCCCTTATTATATCAGTCATTACTCAGTTGAGGAATTAACATATCAAGAAATTATGAGACCGGGAAGTGTAATTCGGATGCAAGCCCCTAGAAAGATGGGTAAAACTTCCTTCACTCTCCGCCTTATGAATTATGCTCGCTATCTAGGTTATAAGACTATCTACATCAATTTTGAGCAAGCAGAAGAAGAAGTTTTTACAACTTTAGAGAAATTTTTGCGTTGGTTTTGTGCTAACGCAAGCCAACAATTGCAACTTAATTCAAACCTTAATGAGTATTGGGATGAAGATATAGGTTCTAAGGTTAGCTGTACTATTTATTTTCAAAAATATTTATTACAAACTATTCAAAGACCATTAGTGTTAGTCTTGAATGAGGTTAATTGTATTTTTGAATATCCCCGAATTTGCCAAGATTTTTTTTCTTTACTGCGCTCGTGGCACGAACAAGCAAAACAATGGGAAATTTGGCAAAATCTTCGATTATTTGTAGTTTCTTCTACAGAGTTTTATACTGAATTAAATATTAATGAATCCCCTTTTAATGTTGGATTATCAGTTCATTTACCAGAGTTTAATTTAGAGCAAGTTCAGGATTTGGCACGACGATACGGACTCAATTGGACAAATGAGGAAGGTGTAAAAAATGCACGCTCTTTACAAGCAATGGTGGGAGGACACCCCTATCTCGTGCGATTGGCTATTTACCATTTATTGACTGCTCCAAATCTAAGCCTAGAAAACTTATTACAAGAAGCGCCTACAATGACTGGAATTTATAGCGCACACTTACGCCGACAGCTAGGAATTTTGCAAAAATCCCCAGAATTAGCAGGAGCATTTGGGCAGGTGATTGCTTCTACTACAAGTGTAGAATTAGATCACATATTAGCATACAAGTTAGAAAGCATGGGCTTAGTGAAATTAGTCAGAAATCAGTGTACGGTTTCATGCGATTTATATCGGCAGTACTTTGCGACTCAAAATCTCTGCAAGTGGAATTGGCAAGAACAGATTGAACATTTGCAAAGACAAATTCAAGAATTACAGCGCATATCTATTACAGACGAAATTACCGAACTCGCAAATAAACGTTACTTTAACACTTCTTTGCAAGAACAGTGGCAACAATTAGCTTTAGAAAACAAACCCCTATCTCTGATTTTATTAGAAATCGATGACTTTAAGAGTTATAACACCTCTCACGGTCAAGAAGCAGGAAACGATTGTTTGCGACTTATTGCTAACGTGATTTCCCAAGTTCTTGAAAGTTTTAATGATTCTACTTCGGCAATACCAGCTCGTTACAAAGGTACAGAGTTTGCTGTCATTTTACCAAAGATAACAGCTCCTATAGCTTTAAAAACTGCTGAAAAAATCCGAAAACAAGTCAAAAAGTTAGCTCTTGCTCATGATGAGTCAATCTACGGGCTGACTGCTAGTGTTGTTACTGTTACTCTGGGAGTCGCTTCTATAGTTCCTCAAATGCAACAGTCACCAAGTATTTTGGTAAATGCAGCAGAAGAAGCTCTCAACCATGCTAAAAGAAACGGACGCGATCGCACTTTTGTCAAGAATGATATATAA
- a CDS encoding ADP-ribosylglycohydrolase family protein, whose product MLGAIAGDIIGSVYEANNIKTKDFPLLQSECRFTDDTVLTVAVADTILNEDLSVGSSKYIDKFKSYYRRYPLAGYGGTFKMWAGSSSREPYNSWGNGSAMRVSSIGFAFNDLDIVLQEARHSAEVTHNHPEGIKGAQATATAIFQARMGHNKNSIKSYIETHFGYDLGQTLDQIRPNYRFDVSCQGSVPQAIIAFLESTDFEDAIRNAISIGGDSDTIACITGGIAQAFYGGVPTEISQWVFERLDEHLRSVTQQFMSQYCL is encoded by the coding sequence ATGCTAGGTGCGATCGCAGGTGATATCATTGGCTCTGTTTATGAAGCCAACAATATCAAAACGAAAGATTTTCCTCTTTTGCAAAGTGAGTGCCGTTTTACGGATGATACTGTGCTGACAGTTGCGGTTGCTGATACTATCTTGAACGAGGATTTATCTGTTGGCAGCAGCAAATACATTGATAAATTTAAGTCTTACTACCGTCGCTATCCCTTAGCTGGTTACGGGGGAACCTTTAAAATGTGGGCGGGATCGAGCAGCAGAGAACCCTACAACAGTTGGGGTAACGGTTCGGCAATGCGAGTCAGTTCTATTGGATTTGCTTTTAACGATCTCGATATTGTGTTACAAGAAGCACGGCATAGCGCTGAGGTAACCCACAACCATCCGGAAGGTATTAAAGGTGCTCAAGCAACTGCAACTGCTATCTTTCAAGCGCGGATGGGTCATAATAAAAACTCTATCAAGTCTTATATAGAAACTCATTTTGGATACGATCTCGGTCAAACTCTTGACCAAATAAGACCGAATTACCGATTCGATGTTTCTTGTCAGGGGTCTGTTCCCCAAGCCATCATCGCCTTTTTAGAATCCACTGATTTTGAAGATGCTATCCGCAATGCTATCTCTATTGGTGGTGACAGTGATACTATTGCTTGCATTACAGGTGGTATTGCTCAAGCTTTTTATGGTGGTGTACCAACAGAAATCTCTCAATGGGTGTTCGAGCGTCTAGATGAACATTTACGCAGTGTTACCCAACAGTTTATGTCCCAATACTGTTTATAA
- the fdhD gene encoding formate dehydrogenase accessory sulfurtransferase FdhD → MPTRSKTKATVWLIENGKVRSRSDQLATEEPLEIRLAFPRQTVAVTMRTPGADFELAAGFLYTEGVIGCREDIQRISYCVDNLVDGEQRYNIVNVTLREGLNPDLQPLQRHFYTTSACGVCGKASLEALRLRNYSPIPTGLAVASDIIYTLPNKLRAAQSVFDATGGLHAAALFDTQGQLLTIREDVGRHNALDKLIGSALLNGELPLNDRIVMVSGRSSFEILQKSTAAGVPIVCSVSAPSSLAVSIAKEFGIALIGFLRGEKFNVYAGLEKIR, encoded by the coding sequence ATGCCAACTCGAAGCAAAACCAAAGCCACTGTTTGGCTTATAGAAAACGGTAAAGTGCGATCGCGTTCCGATCAACTTGCAACCGAAGAACCGTTGGAAATTCGCCTTGCATTTCCACGTCAAACAGTTGCGGTAACGATGCGAACCCCCGGAGCAGATTTTGAACTCGCTGCTGGATTTCTTTACACCGAGGGAGTCATTGGCTGTAGAGAAGATATCCAACGCATAAGCTATTGCGTAGATAACTTGGTAGATGGAGAACAACGCTACAACATTGTCAACGTTACCCTTCGAGAAGGATTGAATCCCGATCTACAGCCGCTACAAAGGCATTTTTATACAACAAGTGCTTGTGGAGTTTGCGGTAAAGCCAGTCTTGAAGCCTTGCGTTTGCGTAATTACTCGCCTATTCCTACAGGGTTAGCAGTTGCATCTGACATCATTTACACATTACCTAATAAACTCAGAGCAGCCCAGAGTGTGTTTGATGCAACAGGTGGTCTCCATGCAGCTGCTTTGTTCGATACTCAAGGACAACTGCTAACCATACGTGAAGATGTCGGACGCCACAATGCATTAGATAAGCTAATAGGTTCAGCTTTGCTTAACGGGGAATTGCCTTTGAACGATCGTATTGTCATGGTCAGCGGACGTTCTAGTTTTGAAATTTTGCAAAAGTCTACAGCAGCTGGAGTTCCTATTGTCTGTTCTGTTTCTGCGCCTAGCAGTTTGGCTGTGTCAATAGCAAAGGAATTTGGAATCGCTTTAATCGGATTTTTGCGAGGCGAAAAGTTTAATGTATATGCTGGGTTGGAAAAAATACGATGA
- a CDS encoding VOC family protein, with protein sequence MNPPQFTDAFVTLATVHFDTIVSFYTQFLGIQPTSLIPNVYAEFQLRGLKLGIFQPKNLDSSEFENSEKSKMSLCLEVRNLESAIAHLTALGYPPTGEIKTASHGREIYAYDPESNRLILHQSTVLSVEFLSDSHQ encoded by the coding sequence ATGAATCCCCCCCAATTTACTGACGCATTTGTGACTCTGGCAACTGTTCATTTTGACACTATCGTCAGTTTCTATACCCAATTTCTAGGTATACAACCAACAAGTCTTATTCCAAATGTTTATGCAGAATTTCAACTTAGGGGCTTAAAACTAGGTATTTTCCAACCAAAAAATTTAGATTCGTCTGAATTTGAAAACTCTGAAAAAAGTAAGATGAGCTTGTGTTTGGAGGTGCGGAACTTGGAGAGTGCGATCGCACATTTAACTGCATTAGGTTACCCCCCAACAGGAGAGATAAAAACTGCATCCCATGGAAGAGAAATTTATGCTTATGACCCCGAAAGCAATCGGTTAATTCTGCATCAATCTACCGTTCTTTCTGTTGAATTCCTTTCTGACTCACACCAGTAA
- a CDS encoding VOC family protein, which produces MAVKPIPEGFHTVTPSLVVKGAATLIEFLKQAFEAREIRRIQNPEGCIIYAEVKIGDSLIMLSEATGEFQPMPSSIYLYVENTDATYESAIEAGGTSLMEPKDEFWGDRQAGLKDLSGNHWWIATHQEDVSPEDLSEQLKILFGDQAKV; this is translated from the coding sequence ATGGCAGTCAAACCAATCCCTGAAGGTTTTCACACTGTTACGCCATCCCTTGTCGTAAAAGGAGCCGCAACCTTAATTGAGTTTCTCAAGCAGGCGTTTGAAGCTCGGGAAATTCGTCGCATCCAAAATCCAGAAGGCTGTATCATCTATGCTGAGGTTAAAATAGGTGATTCGCTCATCATGCTGAGTGAAGCGACGGGTGAGTTTCAGCCAATGCCAAGTTCGATTTATCTGTACGTTGAGAATACTGATGCAACTTACGAAAGTGCGATCGAAGCAGGTGGTACTTCACTGATGGAACCGAAAGATGAGTTCTGGGGCGATCGCCAAGCAGGGTTAAAAGATTTAAGCGGAAATCATTGGTGGATTGCGACGCATCAAGAGGATGTATCCCCTGAAGATTTGTCCGAACAACTCAAAATTTTGTTTGGTGACCAAGCAAAAGTTTAG
- a CDS encoding M3 family metallopeptidase, which yields MSEAVIISDNPLLKGSGLPPFTQIQPEQVVPAFNQLLAEIDKELVTLEANVEPTWSGLVEPLENLTERLYWSWGIVSHLMGVKNSPELREAFETVQPQVIQFSNKLSQSQPIYNAFKALHASDTWATLNTAQQRIVESAIRDAELAGVGLQGEARERFNAIQMELAEISTKFSNHLLDATKAFSLTLTTQAEIDGLPPSLLSLAAQAARSAGEENATTENGPWRITLDAPSYVPFMQHSTRRDLREKLYKAFIARASSGELDNNPLIERILELRQELAELLGYQTYAELSLASKMAPNVKAVESLLEELRSRSYDAALKELDELKAFAASKGAPEAKDLWQWDIPFWAERQREEKFAFTAEELRPYFPLPQVLDGLFGLVNRLFGVTVTPADGQAPIWQEDVRYFQIADEAGHPIAYFYLDPYSRPAEKRGGAWMDVCINRGKVVQNGVTTIRLPVAYLVCNQTPPVDGKPSLMTFDEVETLFHEFGHGLHLMLTKVDYPSAAGINNVEWDAVELPSQFMENWCYDRPTLFGMAKHYETGEPLPEHYYHKLVAAKNYMTGTGMLRQIHISLLDIELHHRYRPGGAETPKDVRSRLAKTTTVLPPLPEDAFLCAFGHIFAGGYAAGYYSYKWAEVLSADAFAAFEEAGLDNESAIKATGRRYRDTVLALGGSQHPMEVFKSFRGREPSTEPLLKHNGLAVAA from the coding sequence ATGAGTGAAGCAGTTATTATTTCCGATAACCCCTTACTAAAAGGTTCTGGCTTACCACCTTTTACACAAATACAACCAGAGCAGGTTGTACCAGCTTTTAACCAATTGCTGGCAGAAATAGACAAAGAACTCGTAACACTAGAAGCTAACGTTGAGCCTACATGGAGTGGTTTAGTAGAACCTCTAGAAAATCTCACAGAACGTTTGTACTGGAGTTGGGGTATTGTCAGTCATCTTATGGGTGTAAAAAATAGCCCCGAATTGCGCGAAGCGTTTGAAACTGTACAACCACAGGTGATACAGTTCTCGAACAAGCTCAGCCAAAGCCAACCAATTTACAACGCTTTCAAAGCACTCCACGCCAGTGATACTTGGGCAACTTTAAACACAGCCCAACAACGTATTGTAGAATCTGCTATTCGAGACGCAGAACTTGCAGGTGTTGGCTTGCAGGGAGAGGCAAGAGAGCGTTTTAATGCCATTCAGATGGAGTTGGCAGAAATATCTACTAAATTTTCCAACCATCTGCTTGATGCGACTAAAGCTTTTAGCTTGACTTTAACAACTCAAGCAGAAATTGATGGTTTACCCCCCAGCTTACTTAGCTTAGCGGCACAAGCTGCACGCTCTGCAGGAGAAGAGAACGCTACGACAGAAAATGGTCCTTGGCGCATTACTTTGGACGCCCCCAGTTATGTGCCTTTTATGCAACACAGTACCCGACGGGACTTAAGGGAAAAGCTGTACAAAGCTTTTATCGCCCGTGCTTCATCAGGTGAGTTGGATAATAACCCGCTGATTGAGCGCATATTGGAACTGCGTCAAGAACTTGCAGAGTTGCTGGGTTACCAGACCTATGCTGAATTAAGCCTAGCTAGTAAGATGGCTCCTAACGTCAAAGCAGTAGAGTCTTTGTTAGAAGAATTGCGTTCTCGCAGTTATGACGCTGCTTTGAAGGAATTGGATGAACTCAAAGCGTTTGCTGCATCTAAAGGAGCACCAGAAGCAAAGGATTTGTGGCAATGGGACATTCCATTTTGGGCAGAGCGTCAGCGAGAAGAAAAATTTGCCTTCACTGCTGAAGAGTTACGCCCTTACTTCCCACTCCCTCAAGTTCTTGATGGTTTATTTGGATTAGTCAATCGATTATTTGGTGTGACTGTTACCCCTGCTGATGGTCAAGCCCCCATTTGGCAGGAGGATGTAAGGTATTTTCAAATTGCTGATGAAGCAGGTCATCCTATTGCTTACTTTTACTTAGATCCCTACAGCCGTCCTGCTGAAAAACGTGGCGGTGCGTGGATGGATGTTTGTATTAACCGTGGCAAAGTCGTGCAAAATGGAGTGACAACTATTCGTTTACCCGTGGCTTATTTGGTTTGCAACCAAACCCCCCCAGTGGATGGTAAGCCCAGTTTAATGACTTTTGACGAAGTTGAAACTCTGTTCCACGAGTTTGGTCACGGCTTGCATCTGATGCTAACAAAGGTGGATTATCCTTCGGCTGCAGGTATCAACAATGTTGAGTGGGATGCGGTGGAATTACCCAGCCAGTTTATGGAAAACTGGTGCTATGACAGACCAACTTTGTTTGGCATGGCAAAGCACTATGAGACAGGCGAACCTCTGCCAGAACATTATTACCACAAGCTGGTGGCAGCAAAGAATTACATGACCGGTACTGGTATGTTGCGACAAATCCATATCAGTCTCCTTGATATAGAACTGCATCATCGTTACCGTCCGGGCGGTGCGGAAACTCCCAAGGATGTGCGATCGCGTCTCGCTAAAACCACAACAGTTCTGCCTCCATTACCTGAGGATGCCTTCTTATGTGCTTTTGGACACATATTTGCTGGAGGATATGCAGCAGGTTATTACAGCTATAAATGGGCTGAAGTTCTCAGTGCAGATGCTTTTGCAGCGTTTGAAGAAGCCGGTCTTGATAACGAATCAGCCATAAAAGCAACAGGTAGGCGCTATCGAGATACAGTGTTGGCGCTTGGTGGTAGCCAGCATCCGATGGAAGTCTTTAAGTCCTTCCGGGGTCGCGAACCGAGTACCGAACCATTACTCAAGCACAATGGTTTGGCTGTTGCAGCTTAA